In one Pseudomonas sp. Bout1 genomic region, the following are encoded:
- the kdpB gene encoding potassium-transporting ATPase subunit KdpB yields the protein MIKNARLPLFDRTIVLTACADAFKKLLPQAQWKNPVMFVVYLGSILTTLLWFQSLGGKGEAPSGFILSISLWLWFTVLFANFAEALAEGRSRAQAASLRGMKRTTLAKLLQQPRHGSAWLPLEASLLRKDNVVLIEAGDLVPLDGVVIEGVASVDESAITGESAPVIREAGGDFSSVTGGTRVLSDWLVVRISVNPGESFLDRMISMVESAKRQKTPNEVALTILLVGLTLLFLLVIATLSPYSIFAVAMSGSGSVVSATVLVALLVCLIPTTIGGLLSAIGVAGMSRMMSANVIATSGRAVEAAGDIDVLLLDKTGTITLGNRQASSFLPAPGIKEAELADAAQLASLADETPEGRSIVVLAKQKFDLRARDINALGASFVHFTAQTRMSGVDLPEGRGIRKGAADAIRSHIEALGGSFPAALQAKVDEVSRRGSTPLVVSDGAKALGVVELKDVVKGGIKERFAELRRMGIKTVMITGDNRLTAAAIAVEAGVDDFLAEARPEDKLQLIRDYQAQGKLVAMTGDGTNDAPALAQADVAVAMNSGTQAAKEAGNMVDLDSNPTKLIEVVEVGKQMLMTRGALTTFSVANDVAKYFAIIPAAFVATYPQLGALNVMHLTSPNSAILSAVIFNALIIVALIPLALRGVTYRAIGAAALLNRNLLIYGLGGVLVPFAGIKLIDMVLTGLGLV from the coding sequence ATGATCAAGAATGCTCGTTTACCTCTGTTTGATCGCACCATCGTGCTTACCGCCTGCGCGGATGCGTTCAAGAAACTGCTGCCCCAGGCGCAGTGGAAAAACCCGGTGATGTTCGTGGTGTACCTGGGCAGCATCCTCACCACACTGCTGTGGTTCCAGTCCCTCGGCGGCAAGGGTGAAGCCCCCAGCGGGTTTATCCTCAGCATCAGCTTGTGGCTGTGGTTCACCGTGCTGTTCGCCAACTTCGCCGAAGCCCTGGCCGAGGGTCGCAGCCGCGCCCAGGCTGCGAGCCTGCGAGGCATGAAGCGCACCACCCTGGCCAAGCTGTTGCAACAGCCTCGGCACGGCAGCGCCTGGCTGCCGCTGGAAGCCAGCCTGCTGCGCAAGGACAATGTGGTACTGATTGAGGCCGGCGACCTGGTGCCGCTGGACGGCGTGGTGATCGAAGGCGTGGCCTCGGTGGATGAAAGCGCAATTACCGGCGAATCGGCGCCGGTTATTCGCGAAGCCGGCGGCGACTTTTCCTCGGTCACCGGCGGCACGCGCGTGCTCTCGGACTGGCTGGTGGTGCGCATCAGCGTCAACCCCGGTGAGTCGTTCCTCGACCGCATGATCTCGATGGTCGAATCCGCCAAGCGCCAGAAGACCCCTAACGAAGTCGCCCTGACGATTTTGCTGGTGGGCCTGACCCTGTTGTTCCTGCTGGTGATCGCCACGCTGAGCCCGTACTCGATCTTCGCCGTGGCCATGAGCGGCAGCGGCAGCGTGGTCAGCGCCACGGTGCTGGTGGCGCTGCTGGTGTGCCTGATCCCCACCACCATCGGCGGCCTGCTCTCGGCCATCGGCGTGGCGGGCATGAGCCGGATGATGTCGGCCAATGTGATCGCCACCTCCGGCCGCGCAGTGGAGGCGGCGGGTGACATCGACGTGTTGCTGCTGGACAAGACCGGCACCATCACCCTGGGCAATCGCCAGGCCAGCAGTTTCCTGCCCGCGCCGGGCATCAAGGAAGCCGAGCTGGCCGACGCTGCGCAGCTGGCATCGCTGGCCGATGAAACGCCCGAAGGGCGCAGCATTGTGGTGCTGGCCAAACAGAAGTTCGACCTTCGCGCGCGGGACATCAACGCCCTGGGCGCAAGCTTTGTGCACTTCACCGCGCAGACTCGCATGAGCGGCGTCGACCTGCCCGAGGGCCGGGGCATTCGCAAGGGCGCCGCGGATGCCATCCGCAGCCATATCGAAGCGTTGGGTGGGAGTTTTCCGGCGGCGTTGCAGGCCAAGGTCGATGAAGTGTCGCGGCGCGGCAGCACCCCGCTGGTGGTCTCGGACGGGGCAAAAGCACTGGGTGTAGTCGAGCTCAAGGACGTGGTCAAGGGCGGCATCAAGGAGCGTTTTGCCGAACTGCGGCGCATGGGCATCAAGACCGTGATGATCACCGGCGACAACCGCCTGACCGCCGCCGCGATTGCGGTAGAAGCCGGCGTGGATGACTTCCTCGCCGAGGCCCGCCCGGAAGACAAGCTGCAACTGATCCGCGACTACCAGGCCCAGGGCAAGCTCGTGGCCATGACCGGCGACGGCACTAACGACGCACCCGCTCTGGCCCAGGCCGACGTGGCCGTGGCAATGAACAGCGGCACCCAGGCAGCGAAAGAGGCCGGCAACATGGTCGACCTCGACAGCAACCCGACCAAGCTGATCGAAGTGGTCGAGGTCGGCAAACAAATGCTGATGACTCGCGGTGCGCTCACCACCTTCAGCGTGGCGAATGACGTGGCGAAGTATTTCGCGATCATCCCGGCGGCATTTGTCGCGACCTATCCGCAGCTCGGCGCGTTGAACGTGATGCACCTGACCAGCCCCAACTCGGCGATTCTCAGCGCGGTGATTTTCAACGCGTTGATCATTGTGGCGTTGATTCCGCTGGCGCTACGCGGCGTGACCTATCGGGCGATTGGTGCGGCGGCGTTGCTCAATCGCAACTTGCTGATCTACGGCCTGGGCGGGGTGCTGGTGCCGTTTGCCGGGATCAAGCTGATTGACATGGTGCTGACCGGGCTGGGCCTGGTGTAG
- a CDS encoding sensor histidine kinase KdpD, with protein MPALNEERPDPDALLARVQQEEQAALRGKLRIYFGSNAGVGKTCAMLGAAQREVSLGRDVLAGVVETHGRQETADLLNGLEQLPRAQRLHHDFTLTEFDLDAALLRHPAVLLVDELAHSNVPGSRHPKRWQDVEELLSAGIDVWTTLNVQHLESLNDLVSGIIGIRVRETVPDHVFDNAHEVVVVDLPPDDLLQRLKDGKVYLGPQAEHASRHFFRKGNLLALRELALRRTADRVDTQMRVYRREQSIKTLWPARERLLVGVAGDAGDERLVREAARLAQKLEADWIVVHVASAQGRGARRYLTAMKTLALASEFGADTATLPGMDVAEALAACAREHNANRLVLGHHPRRAWRFWHQSVGDRISRHHPQIDQIVIAHGVLPGTVAAIEKPTLAPGRTLAYLWATLACFTASAIAALLLQVFDLANVVMLFLLTVVLVALRFGRGPGVWAAMLAVLCFDFFFVQPRYSFTVNDTQYFFTFALMLGIALITGQLTARLRHEARTAAARERRATSLARLARDLSAALTVEQISEVALRTFSGVFEARVGLALPDAADGVHSVGAGGLPIDDSIAQWTYDHGQSAGQGTDTLSAAKGCYLPLKAPMRVRGVLVLELAQSERLNEPEERRLLEACMSQLAIALERVHFVEVAQSTLVQMEGEKMRNTLLAAISHDLRTPLTTLIGAADTALPHAPPGPLTDLLHGIHEQATSMQRLIENLLDMARLQERGVRLNRQWHLLEEIVGSALRQLREPLARHVVHTTLDPQLPLVEVDALLIERVLVNLLDNAAKYTPPGTVITVAAHSVSDTILLEVSDTGPGSAPANLFEPFARGQQESSVAGIGLGLALAKRIVEAHGGRIEAKPGRERGMHFVITLPAGTPPSMDAL; from the coding sequence ATGCCCGCATTAAACGAAGAACGCCCCGACCCCGATGCCCTGCTCGCCCGGGTTCAGCAGGAAGAACAGGCCGCCTTGCGCGGCAAATTGCGTATCTACTTCGGCTCCAACGCCGGGGTGGGCAAGACCTGCGCGATGCTCGGCGCAGCGCAACGGGAAGTCAGCCTGGGCCGCGACGTACTCGCCGGTGTGGTGGAAACCCATGGCCGCCAGGAAACTGCCGATCTGCTCAACGGCCTCGAACAATTGCCCCGCGCCCAACGCCTGCATCACGATTTCACCCTCACCGAATTCGACCTCGACGCCGCCCTGCTCCGCCATCCCGCCGTGCTGCTGGTGGATGAACTGGCCCACAGCAACGTGCCCGGCTCGCGCCACCCGAAACGCTGGCAAGACGTGGAAGAACTACTCAGCGCCGGCATCGATGTGTGGACCACCCTCAACGTCCAGCACCTGGAAAGCCTTAACGATCTGGTGAGTGGGATCATTGGCATTCGGGTGCGGGAAACCGTACCTGACCATGTGTTCGACAACGCCCACGAAGTGGTGGTGGTCGATCTGCCACCAGATGATCTGCTGCAGCGCTTGAAGGACGGCAAGGTGTACCTCGGCCCGCAGGCGGAACACGCGTCGCGGCACTTTTTCCGCAAGGGCAATTTATTGGCCCTGCGCGAACTGGCCCTGCGGCGCACCGCCGACCGGGTCGACACGCAGATGCGTGTGTACCGCCGCGAACAGTCGATCAAGACCCTGTGGCCCGCCCGCGAACGGTTGCTGGTAGGTGTAGCCGGTGACGCCGGTGATGAGCGCCTGGTGCGCGAAGCGGCGCGCCTGGCGCAAAAGCTCGAGGCGGACTGGATCGTGGTGCACGTCGCGTCCGCCCAGGGTCGCGGCGCCAGGCGTTATCTTACGGCGATGAAAACCCTGGCCCTGGCCAGCGAGTTTGGCGCCGACACTGCAACGTTGCCGGGCATGGACGTCGCCGAAGCACTGGCTGCCTGCGCCCGGGAACACAACGCCAATCGCCTGGTACTCGGCCATCATCCGCGCCGGGCGTGGCGGTTCTGGCATCAGTCGGTGGGCGACCGGATCAGCCGACACCATCCGCAGATCGACCAGATCGTGATCGCCCATGGCGTGCTGCCGGGCACGGTTGCTGCCATTGAAAAGCCGACGCTGGCACCCGGCAGAACCCTGGCCTACCTCTGGGCCACCCTCGCCTGCTTCACCGCCAGCGCCATCGCCGCGCTGCTGCTTCAGGTGTTCGACCTGGCCAACGTGGTGATGCTGTTCCTGCTCACGGTGGTGCTGGTGGCCCTGCGCTTTGGACGCGGCCCCGGCGTGTGGGCGGCGATGCTGGCGGTGCTGTGTTTCGACTTCTTTTTCGTACAGCCGCGCTACTCATTTACCGTCAACGACACGCAGTATTTCTTCACCTTCGCGCTGATGCTCGGCATCGCCCTGATCACCGGGCAACTCACCGCCCGCCTGCGTCACGAAGCGCGCACTGCCGCCGCCCGTGAGCGCCGCGCCACCTCCCTGGCACGCCTGGCCCGCGACCTGTCGGCGGCGCTGACCGTGGAGCAGATCAGCGAAGTGGCATTGCGTACCTTCAGCGGCGTGTTCGAAGCACGGGTCGGCCTGGCCTTGCCGGACGCCGCCGACGGCGTGCACAGCGTGGGCGCGGGCGGGCTGCCGATCGACGACAGCATCGCCCAATGGACCTACGACCACGGCCAGTCTGCCGGCCAGGGTACCGACACGTTGTCTGCCGCCAAAGGTTGCTACCTGCCGCTGAAAGCGCCGATGCGCGTGCGCGGCGTGCTGGTGCTGGAACTGGCGCAAAGCGAACGCCTCAATGAGCCCGAAGAACGCCGCCTGCTGGAGGCCTGCATGAGCCAGTTGGCCATCGCCCTGGAGCGCGTGCACTTCGTCGAAGTGGCGCAAAGCACCCTGGTGCAGATGGAAGGCGAGAAGATGCGCAACACCTTGCTCGCGGCGATTTCCCACGACTTGCGCACACCTCTGACTACGCTGATCGGCGCCGCCGACACCGCCCTGCCCCATGCGCCGCCCGGGCCGCTAACGGACTTGCTGCACGGCATTCATGAGCAGGCGACGTCAATGCAGCGCCTGATCGAAAACCTGCTGGACATGGCCCGCCTGCAAGAGCGCGGCGTGCGGCTCAACCGGCAGTGGCACTTGCTGGAAGAAATCGTCGGCAGCGCCCTGCGCCAACTGCGTGAACCACTGGCCCGGCATGTCGTGCACACCACGCTGGACCCGCAATTGCCGCTGGTGGAAGTCGACGCGCTATTGATCGAACGGGTGCTGGTCAACCTGCTGGACAACGCTGCCAAGTACACCCCGCCCGGCACTGTCATTACCGTGGCCGCCCATTCCGTTTCGGACACCATCCTGCTGGAAGTCAGCGACACCGGCCCCGGCAGCGCGCCGGCCAATCTGTTCGAACCGTTTGCCCGTGGCCAGCAGGAGTCCTCGGTGGCCGGGATCGGCCTGGGGCTGGCCCTGGCCAAGCGCATCGTGGAAGCCCACGGCGGGCGCATCGAAGCCAAACCCGGCCGCGAGCGCGGCATGCATTTTGTCATCACTTTACCGGCGGGCACCCCGCCCTCTATGGACGCCCTATGA